The Leifsonia xyli genomic sequence AGCGTCGGCGGTGGCCCGGGCGGCGATCTCGCCCGTGCGGAAGAACGCGAAGGCCTTGGCGACCTTCTCCGGCGTCCCCGCGACGACGAGGGTGTCGCCGGGGAAGACCTTGAAGTCGGGAGCGGGAGCCGGGTTGGCGGAGTCGCCGCGCACGACGGCGACGACGGTGAGCCCGACGAAGCCGCGGTCGCCGGGCGCGCCCAGCTGCTGGCCGGCGATGTGGTCGTCGTAGTCGACCGTGAACCAGTCGATGCTGAGGCCGGGGATCTGGTCGAGCGCGGTGAGCGTCTCGGTGATCTGCGTGCCGCCGAGCAGTTCGGCGAGGGTGTGCGCCTCGTCCTCGCTGAGCCGGAGGGACACTTTGGTGACGTCGCTGCCGTCCTCGTGGTCCGAGAACGTGATCAGGTCGCTGTGGCCGGACCGGTGCGCGATGACTCCGACCTTGCCTCCGTCGTCGGTGACGAAGGTGTGCAGCACCCCGACCCCGGGGAGCTTGACCCGTCGAACGTCAACCATCATCCGTCTCCATCCGCCGGGTTCGCCGGCATAAGGGGGGTGAGGTACCAGTCTATCGGAGGCGCGCGAAGGCCCTCCCGGGATGGGCGTCCCGGGAGGGCCTCTCTGCGGCGGTTCTCAGCCTTCCGTCGCCGGGGCGTCCTCCCCGCCCGCGCCTTCGACGTCCTTCGGCGCCTCGTCGGCCTTTGTCGGCGTGCCGGCTTTCGCACCGCGGGACTTCGGCGGGGCGACGTGCTTCGCCGCTGCGGCGTCCACATCCACGATGTCGGGGGCTTCGAGACGGATGCGGTCGGCCGACTCGTCGTCGGGCTGCAGCTGGCTGGCCCGTTCGGCCTCGACCCGCTGGAGGTACGTCTTCACCTCGCGCTCCTCGCGCGCCTTGTCCCAGCCGAGCACGCGTGCGAGCAGGGACGCGGCGACCGGAGCGGCCGAGACGCCGCGGTCCCACGCCTCGATCGAGATCCGCGTGCGGCGGGCGAGCACGTCCTCGAGGTGCAGCGCGCCCTCGTGGCTGGCCGCGTAGACGACCTCCGCGCCGACGTAGTCGTCGGCGCCGGGCAGCGGCTCGGCGAGCGACGGGTCCTCCCGGATGAGCGCCAGGATGTCCTCCGCGAACGTGCCGTAGCGGTTGAGCAGGTGCTCGATCCGCGCGACGTGGAGGCCGGACTCCTTCGCGATGCGGTGGCGGCGGTTCCAGGCGGCCTGGTAGCCCTCCGCGCCGACGAGCGCGATCTCCATCGTGGTGGAGGCGGGGATCTTGCCGTCGAGCGCGCTGACCGCGGAGTCGACCGCGTCCTTCGCCATCACGCGGTACGTGGTCCACTTGCCGCCGGCGATCACGACGAGACCCGGCACCGAGTGGGCGACCAGGTGCTCGCGCGACAGCTTCGACGTCTGCTCCGACTCGCCTGCGAGCAGCGGCCGCAGGCCGGCGTAGACGCCCTCGACATCCTCCCGCGTCAGCGGGACGTTGAGCACCTCGTTGACGTGCGCGAGCAGGTAGTCGATGTCGGCCGCGGTCGCCGCCGGGTGCGCCTTGTCGAGGTGCCAGTCGGTGTCGGTCGTGCCGATGAGCCAGTGGCGGCCCCACGGGATGACGAACAGCACGCTCTTCTCGGTGCGGAGCAGCAGGCCCATCTTCGACTGGAAGCGGTCCCGCGGCACGACGAGGTGGATGCCCTTGGACGCGCGCACCTTGAACTGGCCGCGCTCGCCCACCATCGACTGGGTGTCGTCCGTCCACACGCCGGTCGCGTTGACGACCTGCTTCGCCCGGATGTCGAACCGCTCGTCGGTCTCGAGGTCGTGCGCCCGCACGCCGACGACGCGCTCGCCCACCTTGATGAAGCCCTCCACGCGGACGCGGGACGCGACGTGCGCGCCGTAGTGCGCGGCCGTGCGGACCAGGTTGGCGACGTACCGGGCGTCGTCCACCTGGGCGTCGTAGTACGTGATGCCGCCGACCAGCGCGTCCTTGTTCATCGACGGGATGGCGTTGAGCACCTGCCGCTTGCTGAGGTGCCGGTGGTGCGGCACGCCCGGAGGACGGCCTCCCGTGTACGAGAAGATGTCGTAGAGCATCATGCCGGCGCCGATGTAGAAGCGCTCCCAGACCCGCTTGTGCAGCGGGTAGAGGAACCGGACCGGCTTCACCAGGTGCGGTGCGATGCGCTGCAGCAGCAGCCCGCGCTCGATCAGCGCCTCGCGCACCAGGCGGAAGTCGAGCTGCTCGAGGTAGCGGATGCCGCCGTGGACGAGCTTGGACGACCGGCTGGAGGTGCCGGAGGCGAAGTCGCGCGCCTCCACCAGGCCGACGCTCAATCCGCGGGTCGCGGCGTCCACCGCGGATCCTGCGCCGACGATGCCGCCGCCCACGACCAGGATGTCGAGCTCGGTGTCCTTGAGCGCCGCGATCGCCGCCGCCCGCTCCGCCGGCCCCAGGCGCGACGGGTAGGTCACGGCCGGGTTGGAGGCGGGGGTGGCGTGCCTATCGCCGCCCGGAGCCGATTGCGTATCCGTCATCGTTCTCTCCTCCCCCGGCCGCCGTCGGCCGGCGTGTTGTCCTACTGCGTTCGGTAGGGCGCGACGACCACCTCGACGCGCTGGAACTCCTTCAAGTCCGAGTATCCCGTCGTGGCCATGCTTCTCCGCAAGGCTCCCACGAGATTCGCAGAGCCCTCGGCGACGGGTGCCGGCCCGTACAGGATCTCCTCGAGCGGGGCGATCTGGCCGACCTCGACGCGGTTGCCGCGCGGCAGCTGCGAGTGGTGCGCCTCGGCGCCCCAGTGCCAGCCGCCGCCGGGGGCGTCCGTCGCGCGGGCCAGGGTCGTGCCGAGCATGACCGCGTCGGCGCCGCAGGCGATCGCCTTGACGATGTCGCCCGAGCTGCCGAGGCCGCCATCGGCGATGACGTGCACGTAGCGGCCGCCCGACTCGTCCATGTAGTCCCGGCGCGCGCCGGCGACGTCGGCCACGGCGGTGGCCATCGGCGCGTGGATGCCGAGGGTCGATCGCGTGGTGGACGCGGCCCCGCCGCCGAAGCCGACGAGCACGCCCGCGGCGCCGGTGCGCATGAGGTGCAGCGCGGCCGTGTAGGTGGCGGCGCCGCCGACGATGACCGGCACATCCAGCTCGTAGATGAACTTCTTGAGGTTGAGCGGCTCGACGTTCTTCGAGACGTGCTCGGCGGACACGGTGGTGCCGCGGATGACGAACAGGTCGACGCCGGCCTCGACGACGGTCTGATAGAGCTCCTGTGTGCGCTGTGGGGAGAGGGCGCCGGCGACGGTCACGCCGCCCTCGCGGATCTCGGCGAGACGACGGGTGACCAGCTCGGGCTTGATCGGCTCGGCGTAGATCTCCTGCATGCGGGAGGTCGCGCGCTCGGCCGGCAGCTCGCGGATCTCGGCGAGCAGCGGCTCCGGGTCCTCGTAGCGGGTCCACACGCCCTCGAGGTCGAGCACGCCGACGCCGCCGAGCTGGCCCATCATGATGGCCGTCGTCGGCGACACCACGGAGTCCATGGGCGCCGCGAGGAACGGGATGGCGAACTGGTACGCGTCGATGGTCCAGGAGACCGAGACGTCCTCGGGGTCGCGGGTGCGACGGCTCGGAACCACCGCGACGTCGTCGAAGGCGTACACACGGCGGGCGCGCTTGGCGCGCCCGATCTCGATCTCCATACTCACGCGCTTCAGTCTAGGCCGCGGAGGCGGGTGGGCCAGTGCCGGGTGGCGTGGGACAGTGGTCGGGTGAAGGTCGAAGCCGAACCCCTCAGCCGTCTCCGCCTGCGCACCAGCGAGAAGTGGCGCGCGTATCCCGACGACGTGCTGCCGCTCTTCGTGGCCGAGATGGACTACCCGCTGGCTCCCCCGATCGCCGAGGCGCTGCACGCCGCCGTCGACCGCAGCGACACCGGGTACATCGGCCCGGACGACCGGACGCAGCGCGCCTTCGCCGGGTTCGCGCGGCGGCGCTGGCACTGGGAGGTGGACCCGGCGTGGACACGGACGACCACCGACGTCGGCGTCGTGATCGTCGAATCGCTCCGTGCGGTCATCCAGCCCGGCGACCGGGTGGTCATCACGCCGCCGGTGTATCCGCCGTTCTACGACTTCATCCCCGAGGCCGGCGGTGTCGTCGAGGAGGTGCCGCTGCTGTCCGGCGGGACGGACGGCGCCGGCTGGGCGCTCGACCTCGACGGCCTGGAACGGGCGTTCGCGGGAGGCGCGACCGCGTTCCTGCTGTGCAACCCGCACAATCCGGTCGGTCTGGTGCACCCGCGGGAAGAGCTGGCGGCGGTGGCCGCGCTCGCGGCGCACCACGGCGTCCAGGTGGTCAGCGACGAGGTGCACGCGCCGCTCACCCACCGCGAGGCGACCTTCACGCCGTTCCTCTCGGTATCCGACGACGCGCGCCGCGTCGGCATCGCCGCGCACGCCGCGACGAAGGCCTGGAACCTCGCCGGCCTCAAATGCGCCCTCTTCGTGACCGCATCCCCGGAGCAGGCCGAGCGCATCCACGCCCTGCCGATCGAGGTGGAGGTGCGCACCAGTCTCTTCGGGCGCATCGCGACCGAGGCCGCGTACGCATCGGGCGAGGAGTGGCTAGAGGGTGCCCTCACGGCGATCGAGACGACTCGGGCGCTCCTGTCGGTGCTGCTGACCGACCGCCTGCCGCGGGTCGGCTACCGGGAGCCGCACGCCAGCTATCTCGCATGGCTCGACTTCCGCGAGCTCGGCTGGGGCGACGATCCGGCCGCGCGCATCCTCGAGCAGGCACGCGTCGCGGTGAACCCCGGCTCGGACTTCGGAGCGCAGGGAGCCGGCTTCGTCCGGCTCAACCTGGCGTGCTCCCCCGAGGTGCTCACGGAGGCGATCGACCGGATCGCCGAGCTGACCCGACGCTGACCCGCGGGCGGGCTGCAGGGTCGGTGGCCGTCGCTATCGTGGCGGGATGACCATCGACGAGTTCCGCATCCACGTGCCCGACGAGACGTTGACCGACCTGCGCGAGCGGCTCGCCCGCACCCGCTACCTTCCCGCTCCTGGACGCTCGGGATGGAAGGGCGGCCTCGGCGGCGAACCCCTGCGGGCGCTCGTGGAGGGCTGGCTGGCGTTCGATTGGCGCGCCGAGGAGGCACGGCTCAACGCGGTCGAGCAGGGGGTGGTCGAGGTCGACGGCAGCCGCGTGCACTTCGCCCGGCTCCGCGGCACCGGCGCCGGGCCGCACACGCCGCTGCTGCTGCTCCATGGATGGCCGAGCGCGTTCGTGGAGTACCTCCCGCTGGCCGAGCGCCTGACGGACGCGTTCGACGTCGTCATCCCGTCGCTTCCCGGCTTCGCCTTCTCCGAGCTGCCGGAGCCCCCGCTGACCCGGCGCGCCATCGCCGAGAAGCTCCACGGCCTCATGGCGGCGCTCGGGTTCGAGCGCTACGCCACCTTCGGCGGCGATATCGGGGGCGGCGCCTCCACCTGGCTCGGCGCCGATCATCCGGAGGCCCTGATCGGCGTCCAACTGCTCAACGCGCCGTTCCCCGCGGACGACACGCCGCAGGACGAGGCGGAGCGCACGTACCTGGACGCCCTCGCGGCGTACGACGAGAGCGACGGCGGCTACAGCGAGATCATGCTCACCCGGCCCGACACCATCGCCGCGGCGCTCGCGGACTCTCCCGCCGGACTCCTCGCGTGGATCGCCGACAAGTGGCACGACTGGGTGGACGGCGACTTCGACCGCATCGTCGACTCCGGCATCCTCTACTCGATCGCGACGCTCTACTGGGTGACCGACAGCATCGGTACCTCGTTCCAGCAGTACTACGACTACGAGCAGAACCCGCCGCGGCCGCCGATCAGCGCGCCGACCGGCGTCTACCTCGCCCGCGAGCCCGGGATGTCCGGCTTCCCCCGGTCGCTCGCCGAGCGTGCCGCGGTCGATCTGCGCACCTTCGTGGTGGCGCCTGCCGGTGGCCACTTCGCCGGCTTCGAGCGTCCGGATGAGACCGCGGCGGCCATCCGCGCGTTCCACGCCCTTCTCGCCGAGCAGACCGGCAGCCGTTCAGCGCGGTGACACGACGAAGGGGAACGGCGACCGCCGTTCCCCTTCGCCCACGTCGTCTCAGCGACGGTAGTTGGGCGCCTCGACGACCATCTGGATGTCGTGCGGGTGCGACTCCTTGAGCCCGGCGGCCGTGATGCGGACGAACTTGCCGTTCGACTTGAGCTCCGGGATGGTGCGCGCACCGACGTAGAACATCGACTGACGCAGGCCGCCGACCAGCTGGTAAGCGACGGCGGAGAGCGGGCCGCGGAACGGCACCTGCCCCTCGATGCCCTCGGCGATCAGCTGCTCGTCGCTCGGCACATCCGCCTGGAAGTACCGGTCGCGCGAGTACGAGGTCTTCTTACCGCGGGTCTGGAGGGCGCCGAGCGACCCCATGCCGCGGTAGTTCTTGAACTGCTTGCCGTTGACGAAGACCAGCTCGCCCGGCGACTCCGAGGTGCCGGCCAGCAGCGAGCCCAGCATGACGCTGTCCGCGCCGGCGACGAGCGCCTTGGCGATGTCGCCCGAGTACTGCAGGCCGCCGTCGGCGATGAGCGGGACGTTCGCCTCGCGGGCAGCGAGCGACGCCTCGTACACAGCGGTCACCTGCGGCACGCCGACACCGGCGACGACGCGGGTGGTGCAGATGGAGCCCGGGCCGACGCCGACCTTGATGGCGTCGGCGCCCGCGTCGATGAGCGCCTGAGCGCCCGAGCGGGTCGCCACGTTGCCGCCGATCACGTCGACGTGCGACGCGCGAGGCTCGGCCTTGAGGCGGCGGATGATGTCGAGCACGCCGGCGCTGTCGCCATTGGCCGTGTCGACCACGATGACGTCCACGCCCGCGTCGACCAGGGTCATCGCGCGGTCCCAGGCGTCGCCGAAGAAGCCGATCGCGGCGCCGACGCGCAGGCGGCCCTCGTCGTCCTTCGTGGCGTCGGGGTACTTCTCGCTCTTGTCGAAGTCCTTGACGGTGATGAGGCCGCGGAGCTTGCCGTCGGCGTCCACCAGCGGCAGCTTCTCGATCTTGTGCTCGGCGAAGATCGCGACCGCGGAGTCCGGGTCGATGCCGACCGGAGCGGTGATCAGGGGCTGGCGGGTCATCACGTCGCGGACCTTCGTCGTCGACCGCTCGAACGGCGAGACGAAGCGCATGTCGCGGTTGGTGATGATGCCGACGAGGGTGCCGTCCGGCTCGACCACGGGCAGGCCGCTGACGCGGAACTGGCCGCACAGCGCGTCCACCTCTTCGACCGTCGCGTCGGGGGTCGTGGTGACCGGGTTGGTGATCATGCCCGACTCGGAGCGCTTCACCTTGTCGACGTGCGACGCCTGGTCCTCGATCGAGAGGTTGCGGTGGATGATGCCGATGCCGCCCTGGCGCGCCATGGCGACGGCCATGCGCGACTCGGTGACGGTGTCCATGGCACTCGACAGCAGCGGGGTGGCCATCGAGATGCGCTTGGTCAGGCGAGTCGAGGTGTCCGCCTCGCTCGGGATGACGTCCGTGTGCCCGGGGAGCAGCATGACGTCGTCGTAGGTCAAACCGATGAAACCGAACGGATCGGGCTGATCCATTTCACCCCTATCAAGAAGATGCGCGACTGTGGATGCTCAATGGTAACGGCAGAACCTGGGCGGCTATTCCGTGATCCGGGGACTCAATCGACGGTGGCGAGATCGAGCTCCGCGGCCCGCTTGCCCTGACGTGCGGCGACGATCATGTCGACGCTCAGGATGAGCAGCGCGAGCCAGACGATGGCGAAGCCGACCCAGCGTTCGGGCGGCATCGCCTCGTGCAGCACCACCACGCCGACGACGAATTGGATGAACGGCGCGAAGTACTGGATGAAGCCCATGTAGACGAGCGGCAGGCGACGGGAGGCGGCGGCGAAGAACAGCAGCGGGACGGCGGTGATGACGCCCGCGCCGACCAGCAGCACGGTGTGCCACGGCCCCGCGGTCCCGAGCGTGAGACCGGCCGTCACCCCGACCACGACGAGCTGGATGACGGCGACGGGGGTGAGCCACATCGTCTCCAGGGTGAGGCCGGACAGCGCATCCACGCGGCCGCCGACGCGCTTCTTGATCAGGCCGTAGAGACCGAACGAGAAGGCGAGGATGAGCGCGATCCACGGCACCGAGCCGTAGCCGACCGCGAGCACGATCACGGCCACCACGCTCACGCCGACGGCGACCCACTGCGCGATCCGCAGCCGCTCCCGCTGCACGAGCACGCCGAGGAACACCGTGACGATCGGGTTGATGAAGTAGCCGAGCGCCGCCTCCACGACATGGCCGCTGACCGTCGCCAGCACGTAGGTCTGCCAGTTGACGTAGATGAGCAGTCCGGCGAGCCCCATCGTGAGGAGCACCCGCGTGTCCCGCAGCAGCGCACCGAACTGGCGCCAGGTGCGGGTGACGGTCAGCGCGATGGCGCAGAACCCGAGCGAGAAGATGATCCGCCAGGCGACGATCTCCCACGCGCCGGCCGGGGCGAGCGCCAGGAAGTAGATCGGGAGGATGCCCCAGAGGACGTACGCGGAGACGGCGTAGATTAATCCGGAGGTGCGATGCGAGGAGAGGTCGTCGGAGGAGGATGCCACTCGTCCGACTCTACCTCCGGGAACGACGACGGCCCGGCTGCGCGGAGCAGCCGGGCCGGTACGAAGAGGGGTGCGTCAGCGGACGACGACCGCGAGGACGTCGCGTGCGGACAGGACCAGGTAGTCCTCGCCGCCGAACTTGACCTCGGTGCCACCGTACTTGGAGTAGATGACCTTGTCGCCGACGGCGACGTCGAGCGGGACGCGGTTGCCGTTGTCGTCGATGCGGCCCGGGCCCACGGCGACGACCTCGCCCTCCTGCGGCTTCTCCTTGGCGGTGTCGGGGATGACCAGACCGGACGCAGTGGTCTGCTCAGCCTCGACCTGCTTGATGACGATGCGATCCTCGAGCGGCTTGATGGAGACCGACACGTTGACCCCTTTCCTGTGAAGAACAGTGTCTTGACGAAGACTGATTAGCAAACTCGCACTGAGAGTGCTAACACGAGTCTAGGGGGTGCGTTAGCAGTCCCGCAACGTGAGTGCCAAGCTCTGTGGAAAGGTACCGTTGAGGCATGGAACGGTCCGAGCTGGTCGCGCTGCTGAGCCCGGAAGGGCTCCGTCTCCTCGACTCGCTGCCACCGTACCGCAGCGAGAAGGACGTGCTCCGGATCGTCAGCGACCTGCGCAAGCAGGGCCACTCCCCCGCTCTCGTCGCGGCGGTGCTGACGCAGTCCAAGCTCCGCCGCAAGGCGCAGGCCAAGTTCGGCGACTTCGCATCGAGCATGCTGTTCACCGAGGCGGGCCTGGAGCAGGCGACGCGCCTCCCGGTCGCCGCCCGTCACGCCGGCCGCTTCCGGGCCGCGGGCCTGCGCCACGTCGCCGACCTGGGATGCGGCATCGGCGGAGACGCCCTCGCACTCGCCGCGCTCGAACTCGAGGTCACCGCGGTGGACGCCGACGAGGTCACGGCCGCCATCGCCTCCTTCAACCTCGCCCCCTTCCCGAGCGCGACGGTCGAGCAGAAGCGCGCGGAGGACGTCGACCTCCGCGCCGTCGACGGCGTCTTCCTCGACCCCGCCCGACGCACGGCCGGCCACACGCAGACCGAGCGGCTGGTCGATCCCGACGACTACACGCCGTCGCTCGGCTTCGCCTACGAGCTCGCGACCGGCCGGTCAGTCGGACTCAAGCTCGGTCCGGGGTTCGACCGCGACCTCATCCCGTCCACCGCCGAGGCGCAGTGGGTGTCCGCCGACGGGCAGGTGGTCGAGCTCGGACTCTGGTTCGGCGCACTGGCCCGGCCCGGGATCCGCCGGGCCGCGCTCGTGCTCCGCGGCGACCAGGCGGACGAGCTCGTGGCCGACGCGGACAGCGTGGACGAGGAGACCGGCCCGCTCGGCGAGTACCTCTACGAGCCCGACGGCGCGGTCATCCGGGCGCGCCTGATCGGCGACCTCGCCCGGCGCCTCGGCGGCCGGATGCTCTCCGAGCAGATCGCCTACATCACCGCCGACGCGCCGGTCGAGACGCCGTTCGCCTCCGGCTTCCGCATCCTGGAGACGCTGCCGGCCGGCGAGAAGGACCTGAAGCGGGCACTGCGGCAGCGCGGCATCGGCACGCTGGAGATCAAGAAGCGCGGCGTCGACGTCGACCCGGCGGCCCTGCGGAAGCGCCTGGCGCTGAACGGCGACCGCCCGGCGACGCTGATCCTCACCAGGGTCGCCGGGCGGCACACGGCGCTGCTCGCCGAGCGGCTCTAGGCCGCCGGCGCTGCGCACTCAGTAGGTGTTGTAGTTCGCGAGGCTCGCGAACACGATCGCCAGAATGATCCAGTAGATGATCGCGATGGCGATGCTCACGAAGCCCAGGATGATGCCGGTCAGCCAGAAGCCGCGCGCCTGCGGCTCCTTGTTGCGGCCGATGAAGCCGAGCACCACGGCGGCGACGCCGAACAGGAAGCCGATGCCCCAGACGAGGTTGATCAGCAGGCCGACGATGCCGCCGATGAGCGACAGGATGCTGAGGATCGGCGACTTCGCGGCCGGCTGCCCGTACGGCTGGGTGTAACCCGGCGCAGGCTGGCCGTAGGCCGGCTGGGCGCCGTACGGCTGGCCCGGCTGCTGACCGTACGGCTGCTGACCGTAGGGTTGCTGGCCGTAGCCCGGCGCGGGCGGCTGCTGGCCGTAACCCGGGGCCGGCGGCTGCTGGCCGTAGCCCGGCGCGGGCGGCGGCACAGCACCGGTGTCACCCGCGGGTGCCGCGGGCGGGGTCGGAGGCGGCGGAGGGACCGAGCCGTTCTGAGTGTTGGGGTCCACCGGGTCGGTGGGGGCGTTCGGATCGGTCATGGGACCCATCTCCTTCATCGTGGAAGCCTGCGGTCGGCGCCTCCGGGAAGCACGCTTCCTGAGAGAACGCTGTAACGGTTCCATGGTGGCAGTGCCCGCGCGAGAGTGTCAACGCACGTCTCAGCGCGTGACCTGGATCTCCGTGACCGGGAGGGTCGAGTCGGCCGAGAACGTCAGCTCGCTCGGCGCGTGCCCCGCCTGGATGAGCTGCGCCCCGAGCGCGGCGATCATGGCGCCGTTGTCGGTGCAGAGCGACAGAGCCGGGATGCGCAGCTCCACACCGGCTTCCGCCGACCGCTGCACCGCCAGCTGCCGCACACGCGCGTTGGCGACGACCCCGCCGCCGAGCAGCAGCCGGGGCACGTCGTAGTCTCGGCAGGCGGCGAGCGCCTTCGTAATGAGCACGTCGACGACCGCTTCGCGGAAGGACGC encodes the following:
- a CDS encoding glycerol-3-phosphate dehydrogenase gives rise to the protein MTYPSRLGPAERAAAIAALKDTELDILVVGGGIVGAGSAVDAATRGLSVGLVEARDFASGTSSRSSKLVHGGIRYLEQLDFRLVREALIERGLLLQRIAPHLVKPVRFLYPLHKRVWERFYIGAGMMLYDIFSYTGGRPPGVPHHRHLSKRQVLNAIPSMNKDALVGGITYYDAQVDDARYVANLVRTAAHYGAHVASRVRVEGFIKVGERVVGVRAHDLETDERFDIRAKQVVNATGVWTDDTQSMVGERGQFKVRASKGIHLVVPRDRFQSKMGLLLRTEKSVLFVIPWGRHWLIGTTDTDWHLDKAHPAATAADIDYLLAHVNEVLNVPLTREDVEGVYAGLRPLLAGESEQTSKLSREHLVAHSVPGLVVIAGGKWTTYRVMAKDAVDSAVSALDGKIPASTTMEIALVGAEGYQAAWNRRHRIAKESGLHVARIEHLLNRYGTFAEDILALIREDPSLAEPLPGADDYVGAEVVYAASHEGALHLEDVLARRTRISIEAWDRGVSAAPVAASLLARVLGWDKAREEREVKTYLQRVEAERASQLQPDDESADRIRLEAPDIVDVDAAAAKHVAPPKSRGAKAGTPTKADEAPKDVEGAGGEDAPATEG
- a CDS encoding guanosine monophosphate reductase (catalyzes the synthesis of xanthosine monophosphate by the NAD+ dependent oxidation of inosine monophosphate); the protein is MEIEIGRAKRARRVYAFDDVAVVPSRRTRDPEDVSVSWTIDAYQFAIPFLAAPMDSVVSPTTAIMMGQLGGVGVLDLEGVWTRYEDPEPLLAEIRELPAERATSRMQEIYAEPIKPELVTRRLAEIREGGVTVAGALSPQRTQELYQTVVEAGVDLFVIRGTTVSAEHVSKNVEPLNLKKFIYELDVPVIVGGAATYTAALHLMRTGAAGVLVGFGGGAASTTRSTLGIHAPMATAVADVAGARRDYMDESGGRYVHVIADGGLGSSGDIVKAIACGADAVMLGTTLARATDAPGGGWHWGAEAHHSQLPRGNRVEVGQIAPLEEILYGPAPVAEGSANLVGALRRSMATTGYSDLKEFQRVEVVVAPYRTQ
- a CDS encoding aspartate aminotransferase; the encoded protein is MKVEAEPLSRLRLRTSEKWRAYPDDVLPLFVAEMDYPLAPPIAEALHAAVDRSDTGYIGPDDRTQRAFAGFARRRWHWEVDPAWTRTTTDVGVVIVESLRAVIQPGDRVVITPPVYPPFYDFIPEAGGVVEEVPLLSGGTDGAGWALDLDGLERAFAGGATAFLLCNPHNPVGLVHPREELAAVAALAAHHGVQVVSDEVHAPLTHREATFTPFLSVSDDARRVGIAAHAATKAWNLAGLKCALFVTASPEQAERIHALPIEVEVRTSLFGRIATEAAYASGEEWLEGALTAIETTRALLSVLLTDRLPRVGYREPHASYLAWLDFRELGWGDDPAARILEQARVAVNPGSDFGAQGAGFVRLNLACSPEVLTEAIDRIAELTRR
- a CDS encoding IMP dehydrogenase (catalyzes the synthesis of xanthosine monophosphate by the NAD+ dependent oxidation of inosine monophosphate) → MDQPDPFGFIGLTYDDVMLLPGHTDVIPSEADTSTRLTKRISMATPLLSSAMDTVTESRMAVAMARQGGIGIIHRNLSIEDQASHVDKVKRSESGMITNPVTTTPDATVEEVDALCGQFRVSGLPVVEPDGTLVGIITNRDMRFVSPFERSTTKVRDVMTRQPLITAPVGIDPDSAVAIFAEHKIEKLPLVDADGKLRGLITVKDFDKSEKYPDATKDDEGRLRVGAAIGFFGDAWDRAMTLVDAGVDVIVVDTANGDSAGVLDIIRRLKAEPRASHVDVIGGNVATRSGAQALIDAGADAIKVGVGPGSICTTRVVAGVGVPQVTAVYEASLAAREANVPLIADGGLQYSGDIAKALVAGADSVMLGSLLAGTSESPGELVFVNGKQFKNYRGMGSLGALQTRGKKTSYSRDRYFQADVPSDEQLIAEGIEGQVPFRGPLSAVAYQLVGGLRQSMFYVGARTIPELKSNGKFVRITAAGLKESHPHDIQMVVEAPNYRR
- a CDS encoding protein rarD; this encodes MASSSDDLSSHRTSGLIYAVSAYVLWGILPIYFLALAPAGAWEIVAWRIIFSLGFCAIALTVTRTWRQFGALLRDTRVLLTMGLAGLLIYVNWQTYVLATVSGHVVEAALGYFINPIVTVFLGVLVQRERLRIAQWVAVGVSVVAVIVLAVGYGSVPWIALILAFSFGLYGLIKKRVGGRVDALSGLTLETMWLTPVAVIQLVVVGVTAGLTLGTAGPWHTVLLVGAGVITAVPLLFFAAASRRLPLVYMGFIQYFAPFIQFVVGVVVLHEAMPPERWVGFAIVWLALLILSVDMIVAARQGKRAAELDLATVD
- a CDS encoding co-chaperone GroES — protein: MSVSIKPLEDRIVIKQVEAEQTTASGLVIPDTAKEKPQEGEVVAVGPGRIDDNGNRVPLDVAVGDKVIYSKYGGTEVKFGGEDYLVLSARDVLAVVVR
- a CDS encoding SAM-dependent methyltransferase; protein product: MERSELVALLSPEGLRLLDSLPPYRSEKDVLRIVSDLRKQGHSPALVAAVLTQSKLRRKAQAKFGDFASSMLFTEAGLEQATRLPVAARHAGRFRAAGLRHVADLGCGIGGDALALAALELEVTAVDADEVTAAIASFNLAPFPSATVEQKRAEDVDLRAVDGVFLDPARRTAGHTQTERLVDPDDYTPSLGFAYELATGRSVGLKLGPGFDRDLIPSTAEAQWVSADGQVVELGLWFGALARPGIRRAALVLRGDQADELVADADSVDEETGPLGEYLYEPDGAVIRARLIGDLARRLGGRMLSEQIAYITADAPVETPFASGFRILETLPAGEKDLKRALRQRGIGTLEIKKRGVDVDPAALRKRLALNGDRPATLILTRVAGRHTALLAERL